Proteins encoded by one window of Enterobacter pseudoroggenkampii:
- the hisP gene encoding histidine ABC transporter ATP-binding protein HisP: protein MAENKLNVIDLHKRYGEHEVLKGVSLQANAGDVISIIGSSGSGKSTFLRCINFLEKPSEGSIVVSGQNINLVRDKDGQLKVADKHQLRLLRTRLTMVFQHFNLWSHMTVLENVMEAPVQVLGLSKQEARERAVKYLAKVGIDERQQMKYPVHLSGGQQQRVSIARALAMEPEVLLFDEPTSALDPELVGEVLRIMQKLAEEGKTMVVVTHEMGFARNVSNHVIFLHQGKIEEQGHPDEVLANPQSPRLQQFLKGSLK from the coding sequence ATGGCTGAGAACAAATTAAACGTTATTGATTTGCACAAACGCTACGGCGAACATGAAGTGCTGAAAGGGGTGTCGCTGCAGGCTAACGCAGGCGATGTAATCAGTATCATCGGTTCATCCGGCTCGGGTAAAAGTACTTTCCTGCGCTGCATTAACTTCCTCGAAAAGCCGAGCGAAGGCTCGATCGTGGTGAGCGGGCAGAACATCAACCTGGTGCGTGACAAAGACGGCCAGCTGAAGGTGGCGGATAAACACCAGCTGCGCCTGCTGCGTACGCGCCTGACGATGGTGTTCCAGCATTTTAACCTCTGGAGCCACATGACGGTGCTGGAGAACGTGATGGAAGCGCCGGTTCAGGTACTGGGGCTGAGCAAGCAGGAAGCCCGCGAGCGTGCGGTGAAATACCTGGCGAAAGTGGGTATCGACGAGCGCCAGCAGATGAAATACCCCGTGCATCTCTCCGGCGGTCAGCAGCAGCGTGTCTCCATCGCGCGCGCGCTGGCGATGGAACCGGAGGTGCTGCTGTTCGACGAACCAACCTCCGCGCTCGACCCGGAACTCGTTGGCGAAGTGCTGCGCATCATGCAGAAGCTGGCCGAAGAGGGCAAAACGATGGTGGTGGTGACGCACGAGATGGGCTTCGCCCGTAACGTCTCCAACCACGTTATCTTCCTGCACCAGGGGAAAATTGAAGAGCAGGGGCATCCGGACGAGGTGCTGGCGAACCCGCAAAGCCCACGTTTGCAGCAGTTCCTGAAGGGGTCGTTGAAGTAG